A genomic region of Halichondria panicea chromosome 5, odHalPani1.1, whole genome shotgun sequence contains the following coding sequences:
- the LOC135336572 gene encoding neurotrypsin-like — translation MCYDSFSRNNAVVACRQLGFPAFRLYGTVGSLGFFPSLSNTLILDEVRCRGTESRLIDCPANTIGVENCTHTRDVGLICDPEGPFNGELRLVDNSGGSSGRLEVSYNKAWGTVCDNNFGPNDAMVACRQLGYANYTQYGRVGTLSFNEAISTTRIWLDELRCLGTESRLINCPANAIGIANCGHSQDVALICEATATPTSSSSSSIISISIGVTVPVIIIVVLFVCSFISRRGRLAHLSLRILDTNNTSTTATVTNTQNTAYSMNQRSPNSNQPPPPNVHGPQPAAAYPIGQYADPQYPTSYPQQPPAPEKPLHCTCLAEKPLLHILAKYTVH, via the exons ATGTGTTATGACAGTTTCAGTCGAAATAATGCAgtggtggcttgtcgtcaactagggttccCAGCCTTCAGATTATACGGAACAGTTGGATCgctagg TTTCTTCCCATCTTTATCAAATACTCTGATACTAGACGAGGTTCGTTGTCgaggaactgagagcagactGATTGATTGCcctgctaacactatcggagtTGAAAATTGCACCCACACACGAGATGTGGGCTTGATCTGTGACCCTGAAG GTCCTTTTAATGGAGAACTGAGGCTGGTAGACAACtcaggaggctcctctggtaGACTGGAGGTCTCTTACAATAAAgcatgggggacagtgtgtgacaATAACTTTGGTCCAAACGATGCAATGGTGGCTTGTCGACAGCTGGGGTATGCAAACTATACACAGTATGGACGAGTAGGAACATTAAG TTTTAATGAAGCCATATCAACCACTCGGATATGGCTGGATGAGCTTCGTTGCTtaggaactgagagcagaTTAATCAACTGTCCTGCTAATGCTATTGGAATTGCAAACTGCGGCCACTcacaagatgtggccttgaTCTGTGAGGCTACTGCAA CACCCACTTCATCAAGTTCATCATCCATCATCTCGATCAGCATTGGAGTAACTGTTCCTGTCATCATCATAGTTGTCCTATTTGTCTGCAGTTTCATAAGCAGAAGAGGTCGCCTGGCTCACCTCTCACTCAGGATTCTAGACACTAACAATACGTCGACAACTGCAACCGTCACAAATACACAAAATACAGCCTACTCCATGAATCAAAGATCCCCAAACTCTAATCAGCCTCCCCCTCCAAATGTGCATGGACCTCAACCAGCAGCTGCCTACCCGATTGGACAATATGCTGACCCCCAGTATCCCACGTCCTATCCTCAGCAACCCCCAGCCCCTGAAAAACCACTGCATTGTACTTGTCTGGCGGAGAAGCCCCTCCTGCATATCCTGGCTAAGTATACCGTCCACTAA
- the LOC135336344 gene encoding neurotrypsin-like translates to MNCLLWKSVTFLSLVWAVGGQSSGDLSFPITGSFSGRLEVYYSGQWGTVCDDSFSAFDAVVACCQLGFFTYTRYGTVGELGFSPVSNPSTPIWLELRCRGNESRLIDCPANPIGVEDCSHSQDVALNCTASPARQSTGSLRLVDSFSRTGGSSGRLEVYYSSRWGTVCQDGFGINDARVACRQLGFSSYSRYGTVQRLDFFQASSSTRTWLDELRCSGTESKLIDCPANTIGVEDCSHFEDVALICTGRTTSKNR, encoded by the exons ATGAACTGCTTACTGTGGAAGTCAGTTACTTTCCTGAGCCTGGTTTGGGCTGTTGGAG gacAATCAAGTGGAGACTTGAGCTTCCCCATAACAGGAAGCttctctggcagactggaggtctattacagtggacaatgggggacagtgtgtgatgatAGCTTCAGTGCATTTGATGCAGTGGTGGCTTGTTGTCAACTAGGGTTCTTCACCTACACTCgatacggaacagttggaGAGTTAGG TTTCTCTCCAGTTTCGAATCCATCAACTCCAATATGGCTGGAGCTTCGTTGTCGAGGAAatgagagcagactcattgattgtcctgctaaccctattggagttgaagattgctcCCATTcacaagatgtggccttgaACTGTACTGCAAGCCCTGCAA GACAATCAACTGGAAGCCTGAGGCTGGTAGACAGCTTTAGTCgaacaggaggctcctctggcagactggaggtctattacaGTAGTcgatgggggacagtgtgtcagGACGGGTTTGGTATAAATGAcgcaagagtggcttgtcgtcaactagggttctcaaGCTACAGCCGATACGGAACAGTTCAAAGGCTAGA TTTCTTCCAAGCTTCATCAAGCACTCGGACATGGCTGGACGAGCTTCGTTGCTCAGGAACTGAGAGCAAACTCATTGATTGCcctgctaacactatcggagttgaagattgctcCCATTTTGAAGATGTGGCCTTGATCTGTACTGGAAGAACTACAAGTAAGAATAGATGA